In a genomic window of bacterium:
- a CDS encoding patatin-like phospholipase family protein codes for MPDEFKILSIDGGGIRGICPAIYLDHIQQSLDHPLYEYFDMIAGTSTGGVIGLAIALGVPIEHVIKVLREGSTRLFKKLSRGYLKPKYRTEALIAEIKLMIGETAILHDARRRVCIPYVDLAEGRAKVYKTRHREDYVRDQNMPAWKVAASTAAAPVFFSPFEVDADRTNVDGGLWANNPSVAALTEALHMGIPVEEVRILSIGTGTKGFQKIKPKWGYGLVGMYNAMIDLSMQVQSESSNNIVKLICGEHYHRIQFQLSGPHSFTLDDVGSRQVLEACALEEAARSAAEVKKIFFSSLTEPFTPLP; via the coding sequence ATGCCCGACGAATTCAAAATCCTTTCCATCGACGGCGGCGGCATCCGGGGCATCTGCCCGGCCATTTATCTGGATCATATTCAACAATCCCTCGATCACCCGCTCTACGAATATTTTGATATGATCGCCGGGACGTCGACCGGAGGCGTCATCGGACTGGCTATCGCGCTGGGAGTTCCAATCGAACATGTCATCAAGGTTTTGCGGGAAGGTTCCACGCGCCTCTTTAAAAAACTGTCCAGAGGCTATCTGAAGCCAAAGTACAGAACCGAAGCGCTCATTGCGGAGATCAAGTTGATGATCGGCGAAACGGCTATTCTGCATGATGCGCGCAGACGGGTGTGCATACCCTACGTTGATTTGGCCGAAGGCAGAGCCAAGGTTTATAAGACACGACACCGTGAAGATTACGTGCGCGATCAGAATATGCCCGCATGGAAAGTAGCTGCTTCCACCGCCGCCGCGCCCGTATTTTTTTCGCCTTTTGAGGTTGACGCGGACAGAACCAATGTCGACGGCGGTTTATGGGCTAATAACCCGAGTGTCGCCGCCTTGACGGAAGCTTTGCACATGGGGATTCCTGTGGAAGAGGTCAGAATCCTGTCGATCGGAACGGGCACCAAAGGATTTCAAAAGATAAAACCGAAATGGGGATACGGCCTCGTAGGGATGTACAACGCAATGATTGACCTGTCGATGCAAGTGCAATCGGAGAGTTCGAATAATATCGTTAAACTCATCTGCGGGGAGCATTATCACCGGATACAGTTTCAGCTTAGCGGCCCTCACTCATTTACTCTGGATGACGTCGGCAGCCGGCAAGTTCTGGAAGCATGCGCTCTGGAAGAAGCGGCAAGATCGGCAGCGGAAGTAAAAAAGATTTTTTTCAGTTCTCTCACAGAACCGTTTACGCCTTTGCCATGA
- a CDS encoding phage Gp37/Gp68 family protein, whose protein sequence is MSQSHIEWTQMTWNPTTGCTKISAGCKNCYAEIMSRRLKAMGLEKYRNGFDLTIHEDALGIPYTWKKPKTVFVNSMSDLFHKDVPLPFIQKVFKVMNDGTQHTFQVLTKRSDILAKYDKHLNWTPNIWMGVSVENNKVVQRINHLRQTHAHTKFLSLEPLIGPLSGLNLQGINWVIVGGESGPGARPMEKHWVEDIHRQCRQANVAFFFKQWGGVRKKTAGRILNGRTYDEMPAAVM, encoded by the coding sequence ATGTCACAATCCCACATCGAATGGACACAAATGACATGGAATCCCACGACCGGCTGTACAAAGATTTCGGCAGGCTGTAAGAATTGCTATGCTGAGATCATGTCGAGACGGCTCAAGGCTATGGGTTTAGAAAAATACAGAAATGGTTTTGATCTCACCATTCATGAAGACGCTTTGGGAATACCCTACACGTGGAAGAAACCGAAAACCGTATTTGTCAATTCCATGAGTGATCTTTTTCATAAAGACGTTCCGCTGCCTTTTATTCAAAAAGTTTTCAAGGTTATGAACGACGGCACACAACACACGTTTCAGGTTCTGACCAAGCGATCCGACATACTTGCCAAGTATGATAAACATTTGAACTGGACCCCGAATATCTGGATGGGTGTGTCCGTTGAAAATAATAAAGTCGTTCAGCGAATTAATCACTTAAGACAAACACATGCTCATACGAAATTTCTATCCTTAGAACCATTGATCGGCCCACTTTCCGGATTGAATCTTCAGGGTATCAATTGGGTCATCGTTGGCGGTGAATCTGGCCCCGGCGCGCGGCCGATGGAAAAACATTGGGTCGAGGATATTCACAGACAATGCCGTCAGGCTAATGTCGCTTTTTTCTTCAAACAATGGGGCGGTGTTCGTAAAAAGACCGCCGGTCGGATTCTGAACGGCAGGACGTATGATGAGATGCCGGCGGCGGTTATGTAG
- the tcmP gene encoding three-Cys-motif partner protein TcmP yields the protein MNQVNFGGHWTEQKLQTFVDYVKAYLKIINRNKQKYSWETIYFDGFAGFGNADRPVDDLDLLFNIENDQERHLYKGSVTRILELQTPYLFDYYYFIDLDKSKVDIIDKFKSSLKHIKPNRIIARSEDCNKELKKLASALNSNKYAALVFLDPFGMQVRWKSIASLKNTRSDIWILIPSGVAINRLITKNGLRNKDKLEAFFGLSEKDILSYFYKENKVNTLFDWKTEIKKIPNPVNKIAELYISQLKSVWKEVTPQPLVLKNSKNSPIFHLLFASNNSAGLRIASNLIERKNR from the coding sequence ATGAATCAAGTAAATTTTGGCGGGCATTGGACAGAACAAAAGCTCCAGACTTTTGTCGATTATGTTAAGGCTTATCTAAAAATTATCAATAGAAATAAACAAAAGTATAGTTGGGAAACAATATATTTTGATGGGTTTGCCGGATTTGGGAACGCTGATCGTCCAGTAGACGATCTTGATCTACTTTTTAATATAGAAAATGATCAGGAACGTCATCTATACAAAGGCTCTGTAACAAGAATATTAGAGCTTCAGACTCCTTACTTGTTCGACTACTACTATTTTATTGATTTGGATAAATCCAAAGTAGATATTATTGACAAGTTCAAATCAAGCCTTAAGCACATCAAGCCAAATCGAATCATTGCACGATCTGAGGATTGTAACAAGGAATTGAAAAAATTGGCTAGCGCATTGAATTCTAATAAATATGCGGCATTAGTATTTCTCGATCCATTTGGAATGCAAGTTCGGTGGAAATCAATTGCTTCGCTGAAAAATACTCGTTCCGATATTTGGATACTAATCCCCTCAGGTGTAGCAATTAATCGGCTGATTACAAAGAATGGCCTGAGGAATAAGGACAAACTTGAAGCGTTCTTTGGATTAAGTGAAAAGGATATCCTTTCTTATTTTTACAAAGAAAACAAAGTTAATACTTTATTTGATTGGAAAACGGAGATAAAAAAGATTCCAAATCCAGTTAATAAAATTGCCGAACTATACATATCACAATTGAAATCAGTCTGGAAAGAAGTTACACCTCAACCTCTTGTGTTGAAAAACAGTAAGAATTCTCCGATATTCCACTTACTTTTCGCATCAAATAATTCTGCCGGACTGCGAATTGCGTCAAATCTCATTGAAAGGAAAAATAGATAA